The following nucleotide sequence is from Candidatus Poribacteria bacterium.
GATAACAAACTAATCAATAACAGCAGTACATAGGGGTAAGGGAACCGCAATCACTAAAAAACCCAGTCTATTGGAAACTGCTAAGTCTGCGGACAAGGTTACTCTTTGGCACTACTAGAAGTTATTATGCCCTTCATAACAACCATCATCATCTTTCATCCCGAGTCCTTCGGTCAATGCGAGAATACTGCCTAACTCTACTAGAGTCGGCTTTTCATACGTTTCCAACTCCTGTAGGACTGGCTTGGCATCTCCGG
It contains:
- a CDS encoding lasso RiPP family leader peptide-containing protein, which translates into the protein GDAKPVLQELETYEKPTLVELGSILALTEGLGMKDDDGCYEGHNNF